In Malus sylvestris chromosome 16, drMalSylv7.2, whole genome shotgun sequence, the following are encoded in one genomic region:
- the LOC126606505 gene encoding probable receptor-like serine/threonine-protein kinase At5g57670 isoform X2, with amino-acid sequence MKYIRTNSLKRLFSLKWRSLEEVTSLNGSKGVENNEILKNVEAKEISPRPTWKCFSYEEISDATNVFSSGYAEVYRGVLENGEEIVVKRLTKTVTDERKEKEFLNEIGTIGHVCHSNVLSLVGCCIDNGLYLIFHFSSKGSIASLLHDEDLAPLDWKTRYKITIGRARGLGYLHKGCQRRIIHRDIKSTNILLTLDLEPQISDFGLAKWLPSQWTHHSIAPIEGTFGHLAPEYYMHGIMDEKTDVFAFGVILLELISGRKPVDGSNQSLHGWAKPILNLGEIERLVDPRLRGAFDVTQLKRLAFAGSLCIRASPTWRPPMNEVLEVMESEGQIDKERWKMAEEEVDEFWGFEDLEYECNAYFSISPHDSISTASC; translated from the exons ATGAAATACATTAGAACAAACAGCCTGAAAAGGctattctccctcaaatggaGAAGCTTAGAGGAAGTCACTAGTCTGAATGGCTCCAAAGGTGTAGAAAACAATGAAATCCTGAAGAATGTTGAAGCAAAAGAGATTTCTCCAAGACCCACTTGGAAATGCTTCTCCTATGAAGAGATTTCTGATGCCACAAATGTTTTTAGCTCAG GGTATGCAGAAGTTTATAGAGGAGTTCTGGAAAATGGTGAGGAAATTGTGGTGAAGAGGCTCACAAAAACTGTGACTGATGAGAGGAAAGAGAAGGAGTTCTTGAATGAGATTGGGACCATTGGCCatgtttgccactcaaatgtgtTGTCTCTTGTGGGTTGTTGTATTGATAATGGCCTTTATCTCATCTTCCATTTCTCCTCCAAAGGCTCTATTGCTTCTCTTCTCCATG ATGAGGATTTGGCACCTCTGGATTGGAAAACAAGGTACAAGATAACTATTGGGAGAGCAAGAGGCCTCGGCTATTTGCACAAGGGCTGCCAGAGAAGGATAATTCATAGGGACATAAAGTCCACAAATATTCTATTGACTCTAGATTTGGAACCACAG ATATCAGATTTTGGACTGGCAAAGTGGCTTCCATCTCAATGGACTCATCATTCAATTGCTCCAATTGAAGGGACATTTGG GCACTTAGCACCAGAGTACTATATGCATGGGATTATGGATGAGAAAACAGATGTGTTTGCTTTTGGAGTGATTTTATTAGAGCTCATCTCAGGCAGGAAACCAGTGGATGGCTCTAACCAAAGCTTACATGGCTGG GCAAAACCAATTTTGAATCTTGGGGAGATTGAAAGGCTAGTAGATCCAAGGCTTAGAGGGGCCTTTGATGTTACACAGCTGAAAAGACTCGCCTTTGCAGGATCTCTCTgcattagagcatctccaacatGGCGCCCTCCTATGAACGAG GTATTGGAGGTGATGGAATCAGAAGGGCAAATAGACAAAGAGAGATGGAAGATGGCAGAGGAAGAAGTAGATGAGTTTTGGGGTTTTGAGGATCTAGAATATGAGTGCAACGCTTACTTCTCAATTTCACCACACGATTCCATATCAACAGCAAGTTGTTAA
- the LOC126606505 gene encoding probable receptor-like serine/threonine-protein kinase At5g57670 isoform X1, whose translation MKYIRTNSLKRLFSLKWRSLEEVTSLNGSKGVENNEILKNVEAKEISPRPTWKCFSYEEISDATNVFSSGGYAEVYRGVLENGEEIVVKRLTKTVTDERKEKEFLNEIGTIGHVCHSNVLSLVGCCIDNGLYLIFHFSSKGSIASLLHDEDLAPLDWKTRYKITIGRARGLGYLHKGCQRRIIHRDIKSTNILLTLDLEPQISDFGLAKWLPSQWTHHSIAPIEGTFGHLAPEYYMHGIMDEKTDVFAFGVILLELISGRKPVDGSNQSLHGWAKPILNLGEIERLVDPRLRGAFDVTQLKRLAFAGSLCIRASPTWRPPMNEVLEVMESEGQIDKERWKMAEEEVDEFWGFEDLEYECNAYFSISPHDSISTASC comes from the exons ATGAAATACATTAGAACAAACAGCCTGAAAAGGctattctccctcaaatggaGAAGCTTAGAGGAAGTCACTAGTCTGAATGGCTCCAAAGGTGTAGAAAACAATGAAATCCTGAAGAATGTTGAAGCAAAAGAGATTTCTCCAAGACCCACTTGGAAATGCTTCTCCTATGAAGAGATTTCTGATGCCACAAATGTTTTTAGCTCAG GAGGGTATGCAGAAGTTTATAGAGGAGTTCTGGAAAATGGTGAGGAAATTGTGGTGAAGAGGCTCACAAAAACTGTGACTGATGAGAGGAAAGAGAAGGAGTTCTTGAATGAGATTGGGACCATTGGCCatgtttgccactcaaatgtgtTGTCTCTTGTGGGTTGTTGTATTGATAATGGCCTTTATCTCATCTTCCATTTCTCCTCCAAAGGCTCTATTGCTTCTCTTCTCCATG ATGAGGATTTGGCACCTCTGGATTGGAAAACAAGGTACAAGATAACTATTGGGAGAGCAAGAGGCCTCGGCTATTTGCACAAGGGCTGCCAGAGAAGGATAATTCATAGGGACATAAAGTCCACAAATATTCTATTGACTCTAGATTTGGAACCACAG ATATCAGATTTTGGACTGGCAAAGTGGCTTCCATCTCAATGGACTCATCATTCAATTGCTCCAATTGAAGGGACATTTGG GCACTTAGCACCAGAGTACTATATGCATGGGATTATGGATGAGAAAACAGATGTGTTTGCTTTTGGAGTGATTTTATTAGAGCTCATCTCAGGCAGGAAACCAGTGGATGGCTCTAACCAAAGCTTACATGGCTGG GCAAAACCAATTTTGAATCTTGGGGAGATTGAAAGGCTAGTAGATCCAAGGCTTAGAGGGGCCTTTGATGTTACACAGCTGAAAAGACTCGCCTTTGCAGGATCTCTCTgcattagagcatctccaacatGGCGCCCTCCTATGAACGAG GTATTGGAGGTGATGGAATCAGAAGGGCAAATAGACAAAGAGAGATGGAAGATGGCAGAGGAAGAAGTAGATGAGTTTTGGGGTTTTGAGGATCTAGAATATGAGTGCAACGCTTACTTCTCAATTTCACCACACGATTCCATATCAACAGCAAGTTGTTAA
- the LOC126606505 gene encoding probable receptor-like serine/threonine-protein kinase At5g57670 isoform X3, which produces MKYIRTNSLKRLFSLKWRSLEEVTSLNGSKGVENNEILKNVEAKEISPRPTWKCFSYEEISDATNVFSSDEDLAPLDWKTRYKITIGRARGLGYLHKGCQRRIIHRDIKSTNILLTLDLEPQISDFGLAKWLPSQWTHHSIAPIEGTFGHLAPEYYMHGIMDEKTDVFAFGVILLELISGRKPVDGSNQSLHGWAKPILNLGEIERLVDPRLRGAFDVTQLKRLAFAGSLCIRASPTWRPPMNEVLEVMESEGQIDKERWKMAEEEVDEFWGFEDLEYECNAYFSISPHDSISTASC; this is translated from the exons ATGAAATACATTAGAACAAACAGCCTGAAAAGGctattctccctcaaatggaGAAGCTTAGAGGAAGTCACTAGTCTGAATGGCTCCAAAGGTGTAGAAAACAATGAAATCCTGAAGAATGTTGAAGCAAAAGAGATTTCTCCAAGACCCACTTGGAAATGCTTCTCCTATGAAGAGATTTCTGATGCCACAAATGTTTTTAGCTCAG ATGAGGATTTGGCACCTCTGGATTGGAAAACAAGGTACAAGATAACTATTGGGAGAGCAAGAGGCCTCGGCTATTTGCACAAGGGCTGCCAGAGAAGGATAATTCATAGGGACATAAAGTCCACAAATATTCTATTGACTCTAGATTTGGAACCACAG ATATCAGATTTTGGACTGGCAAAGTGGCTTCCATCTCAATGGACTCATCATTCAATTGCTCCAATTGAAGGGACATTTGG GCACTTAGCACCAGAGTACTATATGCATGGGATTATGGATGAGAAAACAGATGTGTTTGCTTTTGGAGTGATTTTATTAGAGCTCATCTCAGGCAGGAAACCAGTGGATGGCTCTAACCAAAGCTTACATGGCTGG GCAAAACCAATTTTGAATCTTGGGGAGATTGAAAGGCTAGTAGATCCAAGGCTTAGAGGGGCCTTTGATGTTACACAGCTGAAAAGACTCGCCTTTGCAGGATCTCTCTgcattagagcatctccaacatGGCGCCCTCCTATGAACGAG GTATTGGAGGTGATGGAATCAGAAGGGCAAATAGACAAAGAGAGATGGAAGATGGCAGAGGAAGAAGTAGATGAGTTTTGGGGTTTTGAGGATCTAGAATATGAGTGCAACGCTTACTTCTCAATTTCACCACACGATTCCATATCAACAGCAAGTTGTTAA